A DNA window from Fodinibius sp. Rm-B-1B1-1 contains the following coding sequences:
- a CDS encoding BatD family protein gives MKRIGNALFTAGLFLVLTLTGSSVGWAQSDISVEASVSESTVYTGERVSLSIEISGSFNNVSRPELPDFDNFRLLSNSPSTSRSYRYINGQSSVTYTYSYYLIAQKKGEFKIPPANITIDGEAYTTNAIPVRVVDRDESANSSASEQPDIFLQLEVSDKKPVAGQQIITDVILFFRDGLEVNSYQPVPGWKAEGFWKEELENSGRPRAESTIIDGVRYRKARLLQFSLFPTKSGKLEISPYKIVVAVRSARSNNDPFSSFFSGFGNNQREVELTSDPITLDVQPLSETDNAYYLGAVGDFDISRSISTNNAIVGESIEIETHIRGTGNIPLISKPNYELPDGLEIYEPQESSRINRRNGAISGSKTFTDVIIARSPGNYTIPERTVSYYDPSRDEYQTTTLAALTFTIEENPDAVATATNSGQFPVSPITGLASWVSVTPAPVDLLAIWWFWVGWIIPLLLLGVAYWRKSYIEKMETDTAFARSVKAADKAQNRLDKAVAVSQQGNIKQAYNLLQKAITGFISDRLNMPEAGLSNQAYIEALKDEEVEENLVKNVRMLLDKCASISYAPNTTHAYLKSHVGLAESTLEKLQKVL, from the coding sequence ATGAAAAGGATTGGTAACGCACTTTTTACGGCCGGCTTATTTCTTGTACTTACCTTAACAGGGAGCAGTGTTGGCTGGGCCCAATCAGATATTTCTGTTGAAGCAAGTGTATCCGAATCAACGGTTTATACCGGTGAACGGGTAAGCCTTTCTATTGAGATCAGCGGAAGCTTTAATAACGTTTCCCGACCGGAACTGCCCGACTTTGACAACTTTCGGTTGCTCAGTAATAGCCCTTCCACATCGCGTAGCTATCGTTATATAAATGGGCAGAGCAGTGTTACATACACCTATAGCTACTATCTGATCGCCCAAAAAAAAGGAGAATTTAAAATTCCTCCGGCCAACATAACCATTGACGGGGAAGCGTATACAACCAATGCAATACCCGTTCGCGTTGTCGATCGCGACGAATCGGCTAATTCTTCTGCCTCTGAACAACCTGATATTTTTCTCCAGCTGGAAGTATCTGACAAAAAACCTGTGGCGGGCCAGCAAATTATTACCGATGTCATCTTATTTTTCCGAGACGGATTAGAAGTAAATTCTTACCAACCGGTTCCGGGCTGGAAAGCGGAGGGATTCTGGAAAGAAGAGTTGGAAAATTCGGGTCGTCCCCGAGCAGAATCTACCATTATAGACGGTGTTCGATATCGAAAGGCGCGACTGCTACAATTCTCACTCTTTCCTACTAAATCTGGTAAACTCGAAATTAGTCCCTATAAAATTGTAGTTGCCGTACGATCTGCCCGTTCAAATAATGATCCATTTAGCAGCTTTTTCAGCGGTTTTGGCAATAACCAGCGCGAAGTAGAATTGACCAGCGATCCCATTACACTTGATGTTCAGCCACTATCAGAAACCGATAACGCCTATTACTTAGGAGCTGTTGGCGATTTTGATATTTCCCGAAGCATCAGCACGAATAACGCCATTGTGGGAGAATCGATTGAAATTGAAACCCACATTAGAGGTACCGGTAATATTCCGCTTATCTCAAAACCGAACTATGAACTTCCCGACGGTCTCGAAATTTATGAGCCACAGGAAAGTAGCCGGATCAATCGTCGTAATGGTGCTATCAGCGGCAGCAAAACATTTACTGATGTTATTATCGCACGATCACCGGGCAATTATACGATTCCGGAACGAACCGTATCATATTATGACCCGTCGCGTGATGAATATCAAACTACTACGCTGGCAGCCCTTACTTTTACTATAGAGGAAAATCCCGATGCCGTTGCAACAGCCACAAATTCTGGACAATTTCCCGTATCCCCCATTACAGGCTTGGCAAGCTGGGTTAGCGTTACACCAGCACCCGTCGATCTTCTTGCCATTTGGTGGTTCTGGGTGGGATGGATTATTCCCCTGCTTCTTTTGGGAGTTGCGTACTGGCGCAAATCGTATATCGAGAAAATGGAAACTGATACCGCTTTTGCCCGATCAGTTAAAGCAGCAGACAAAGCCCAAAATCGACTCGATAAAGCGGTTGCGGTCTCACAACAGGGCAACATCAAACAAGCATACAACCTGCTGCAAAAAGCAATTACTGGCTTCATCAGTGATCGATTAAACATGCCCGAAGCGGGCCTTTCAAATCAAGCCTATATAGAGGCTTTAAAAGATGAAGAAGTTGAGGAAAACCTCGTTAAAAATGTACGTATGCTTCTGGATAAATGTGCTTCAATCAGCTATGCTCCAAATACCACGCACGCGTACCTGAAATCACATGTAGGATTAGCCGAAAGCACGCTCGAAAAACTCCAAAAAGTATTATAA
- a CDS encoding dipeptidase, with amino-acid sequence MSTVSEYIDINKEQFKHELFDFLRIPSISTDSDYKNEIKDAANFLLNNLKSLDLDRTELFETDGNPIVYGELITDESKPTVLVYGHYDVQPPDPMDLWETPPFDPKVRDGDIYGRGASDDKGQSFTHVKALEAYQKTDTDFPVNIKFIFEGEEEIGSPNLVPFIKEHKGLLECDMVLISDTAMFAEDTPSITYGLRGLAYMEMEVQGPNRDLHSGVYGGAVDNPANVLCEIIAQLKDDDGVIQIDGFYDDVIELTEEDREAYQKLPFDEEEYKQNLGLKALKGEKGYNTLERTSARPTLDVNGMWSGYQGEGAKTVLPSKAGAKVSMRLVPDQDPKKVAKLFKEHVESIAPDTVTVKVAEHHGGHPAITDLSFYGLQAAADAFEAVYDKEPLFAREGGSIPIVADFQKVLGAQSILMGFGLNSDAIHSPNEKFALKDFYRGIHTSAKFFELLPDYS; translated from the coding sequence ATGTCAACAGTATCTGAATATATCGATATCAATAAGGAACAGTTTAAACATGAGCTGTTCGATTTTCTGCGTATCCCCAGCATCAGCACCGACTCTGATTATAAAAATGAAATAAAGGATGCGGCTAATTTTTTGCTAAACAATTTAAAATCACTCGACCTTGACCGTACAGAACTGTTTGAGACAGATGGTAATCCCATCGTATACGGTGAACTAATTACCGATGAATCCAAACCAACGGTGTTGGTATATGGACATTACGATGTACAGCCACCCGATCCTATGGATTTATGGGAAACGCCACCTTTCGATCCAAAAGTGCGCGATGGTGATATTTACGGCCGGGGTGCCAGCGACGACAAGGGACAATCATTTACCCACGTGAAGGCGCTGGAGGCCTATCAAAAAACGGATACTGACTTTCCCGTAAATATTAAATTTATTTTTGAAGGCGAAGAAGAAATAGGCTCACCCAATCTTGTCCCATTTATTAAGGAGCACAAAGGTCTGCTCGAATGCGATATGGTATTGATTTCCGACACGGCCATGTTTGCCGAAGATACGCCTTCTATCACATACGGCTTACGTGGGCTGGCATATATGGAGATGGAAGTTCAAGGCCCCAATCGTGACCTCCACTCCGGCGTCTATGGCGGAGCGGTAGATAATCCGGCCAATGTACTGTGCGAAATTATTGCTCAACTAAAAGATGACGATGGAGTCATCCAAATTGACGGTTTTTATGATGATGTGATTGAACTAACTGAGGAAGATCGTGAAGCTTATCAAAAACTGCCTTTTGACGAAGAGGAGTATAAACAAAATCTTGGGCTCAAAGCACTCAAAGGCGAAAAAGGATACAACACCTTAGAGCGCACATCCGCTCGTCCAACGCTCGACGTCAACGGTATGTGGAGCGGCTACCAGGGCGAAGGGGCTAAAACGGTGCTTCCTTCCAAGGCTGGCGCAAAGGTAAGCATGCGACTCGTTCCCGACCAAGATCCCAAAAAAGTTGCGAAACTATTCAAAGAGCATGTAGAATCCATTGCTCCCGATACGGTTACTGTTAAAGTAGCGGAACATCACGGTGGACATCCGGCTATTACAGATTTATCGTTCTATGGACTGCAAGCTGCGGCGGATGCCTTTGAAGCGGTCTATGACAAAGAGCCATTGTTTGCACGCGAAGGGGGATCCATTCCCATCGTAGCTGACTTTCAAAAAGTACTGGGAGCCCAATCCATTTTGATGGGATTCGGACTCAACAGTGATGCTATTCACTCACCGAATGAAAAGTTTGCACTCAAAGATTTCTACCGAGGCATTCATACCTCCGCTAAATTCTTTGAGTTACTTCCCGATTACAGCTGA
- a CDS encoding DMT family transporter, which produces MTDSQTSLRAIGYIIFGAAMVSFTSVLVELTNVGPTVSAFYRMFFGGLILLGITVAKRDRLWFGIKSIGIPLVCALLFSLDLFFWHRSINFVGPGLATILGNMQVFFVALLAVLFLKEKLGWRLLVAIPFAVVGLFMIVQTDWGQESGYVEMGVLYGLLTALSYAFYILTLRKSQSSGYKLRYSLITNMMWISLMSAAILGITVLVEPGAHFGIPDTQTLWALVGLGIVGQVLGWVFISKGLPQVNASVAGLALLLQPALAFMWDILFFDRPTTALEYAGATIVLGAIYLGATQEK; this is translated from the coding sequence ATGACCGATTCTCAGACTTCATTACGCGCTATCGGTTATATCATTTTTGGAGCGGCAATGGTAAGCTTTACGTCTGTATTAGTAGAATTGACGAATGTAGGTCCCACCGTTTCGGCTTTTTACCGCATGTTTTTTGGCGGACTTATTTTATTGGGAATTACCGTTGCCAAAAGAGATCGTTTATGGTTTGGGATAAAGAGTATCGGTATTCCACTTGTCTGTGCTCTGTTATTCAGTTTAGACCTTTTCTTCTGGCACCGTAGTATCAATTTTGTAGGACCGGGATTGGCCACTATACTGGGAAATATGCAGGTCTTCTTTGTAGCTCTTTTGGCGGTACTGTTTTTAAAAGAAAAACTTGGTTGGCGACTATTGGTTGCGATTCCTTTTGCAGTGGTGGGATTATTTATGATTGTGCAGACCGATTGGGGACAAGAAAGTGGTTACGTAGAAATGGGGGTGTTGTATGGATTGCTTACAGCACTTTCGTATGCGTTTTATATTTTAACCCTTCGAAAGTCGCAATCTTCCGGATATAAACTTCGCTACTCCCTTATTACCAATATGATGTGGATAAGTTTAATGTCGGCAGCGATATTAGGAATAACGGTCTTAGTTGAGCCGGGAGCACACTTTGGAATACCAGATACACAAACGTTGTGGGCCTTGGTTGGGCTGGGGATTGTTGGGCAAGTTTTGGGATGGGTTTTTATCTCAAAAGGTCTGCCCCAGGTGAATGCTTCAGTAGCAGGATTAGCTTTGCTACTACAGCCGGCGCTGGCTTTTATGTGGGATATATTATTCTTTGACCGACCTACAACAGCTTTAGAATATGCTGGGGCAACTATTGTATTGGGTGCTATATACCTTGGGGCTACACAAGAAAAGTAG
- the bshA gene encoding N-acetyl-alpha-D-glucosaminyl L-malate synthase BshA: MNIGIVCYPTFGGSGVVATELAKGLAHRDHNVHILSYARPARLDTFRTNISYHEVNMNTYPLFEYPPYDLALANQMANLIEYEKIDVLHVHYAIPHATSAYLAKQILGEKAAHVPLITTLHGTDITIVGSDPSYKSVVDFSINQSDGVTAVSEYLRNETYERFDIKKDIKVIPNFIDLDRFQKSNQNHFKKAICPNDEKVVVHVSNFREVKRVPEVVSVFAHILEHGIEAKLLLVGDGPDRQRAEQRCRELGICDQVRFLGKQDQVEDILSIADLFLIPSGSETFGLAALEAMSCSVPVVSSNIGGLPEVNIHGKTGYLCDLDDIECMGDYSVKILSDEKLHKELSENARKQAETFEMSKIITLYEEYYKQCKQQLEKESGSAA, encoded by the coding sequence ATGAATATAGGAATTGTTTGTTATCCCACCTTTGGAGGAAGCGGTGTAGTTGCTACTGAACTGGCAAAAGGGTTGGCTCATCGTGATCACAATGTGCATATTTTAAGTTACGCGCGTCCGGCTCGGCTGGATACATTTAGGACCAATATTTCGTATCACGAAGTGAATATGAATACGTATCCGCTGTTTGAATATCCCCCTTATGATCTGGCGTTGGCAAATCAGATGGCAAACCTCATAGAATACGAAAAAATTGATGTATTGCATGTGCATTATGCTATTCCGCACGCCACCAGTGCTTATTTGGCTAAGCAGATCCTGGGTGAAAAGGCGGCGCATGTCCCGTTGATTACTACTTTACACGGGACGGATATCACTATTGTGGGTAGTGATCCCAGTTATAAAAGTGTAGTAGATTTTTCGATCAATCAAAGTGATGGTGTTACGGCGGTATCTGAATATTTAAGGAATGAAACCTACGAGCGTTTTGATATCAAAAAAGATATTAAGGTCATACCGAACTTTATTGATTTGGATCGTTTCCAGAAATCCAATCAGAATCATTTTAAAAAAGCAATTTGTCCCAATGATGAAAAAGTAGTGGTGCACGTATCAAACTTTCGGGAAGTGAAACGCGTGCCGGAAGTAGTAAGCGTGTTTGCACATATCCTGGAGCATGGTATTGAAGCTAAATTGCTGTTAGTGGGGGATGGTCCCGACCGTCAGCGTGCCGAGCAGCGATGCCGCGAGCTGGGGATATGCGACCAGGTTCGCTTTTTGGGTAAGCAGGATCAAGTGGAGGATATTTTATCTATTGCAGATCTGTTTTTAATTCCATCGGGATCGGAAACTTTTGGGTTGGCCGCGTTGGAAGCAATGAGTTGCAGCGTGCCCGTGGTGAGTTCAAATATCGGGGGACTTCCGGAAGTTAATATTCATGGCAAAACCGGGTATTTATGCGATTTGGATGATATTGAATGCATGGGGGATTATTCAGTTAAGATTCTATCAGATGAAAAGTTGCACAAAGAGCTTTCTGAAAATGCGCGTAAGCAGGCTGAGACGTTTGAGATGAGTAAAATTATCACCTTGTACGAAGAATACTACAAGCAGTGTAAGCAGCAGTTAGAAAAGGAGTCGGGCAGTGCGGCATAA
- a CDS encoding bacterial transcriptional activator domain-containing protein, translating into MRYVLALLLSMFLLAPSIEDARKANEAYNEGNYEEAITLYKKAIDADPENEKLYFNLASALAQSGQTEEAIRTFEQYKSMADNADDRAKANYNIGKVLSDAKKWDKAVDYFKKSLRYTAGDADAKHNFELAKKKKQDQQNQQQQNQQNNQQNKNQEQNKQQQNEQNKQNQQDQNQQQNQDRNQQNEQQQNQQQQPQKMSKAEAEKILKALEQKEKELLKQFKKQETESGNSSNEKDW; encoded by the coding sequence ATGAGATATGTATTGGCTTTACTTCTGAGTATGTTCTTGCTGGCGCCTTCCATTGAAGATGCTCGCAAAGCAAATGAAGCTTATAATGAAGGCAATTATGAAGAAGCAATTACGCTTTACAAAAAGGCTATCGACGCTGATCCCGAAAATGAAAAACTTTACTTCAATCTGGCTTCTGCCCTTGCACAAAGTGGCCAGACTGAAGAGGCCATCCGTACTTTTGAACAGTATAAGTCGATGGCAGATAATGCTGATGATCGGGCAAAGGCCAACTATAACATTGGCAAAGTTTTATCTGATGCGAAAAAATGGGATAAGGCAGTAGATTACTTTAAAAAATCGCTGCGCTATACTGCTGGTGATGCAGATGCTAAACACAACTTTGAGCTGGCCAAAAAGAAAAAACAGGATCAGCAAAACCAACAACAACAGAACCAACAAAATAACCAGCAAAATAAAAATCAGGAGCAGAATAAGCAGCAACAGAACGAACAAAATAAGCAGAACCAGCAAGATCAAAATCAACAACAAAATCAGGATCGAAATCAACAAAATGAGCAGCAGCAAAATCAGCAACAACAGCCTCAAAAAATGAGTAAAGCTGAAGCTGAAAAAATCCTGAAAGCCCTTGAACAAAAAGAGAAAGAGCTACTCAAACAGTTCAAAAAACAAGAAACCGAGTCTGGAAACAGTTCTAATGAAAAGGATTGGTAA
- a CDS encoding YebC/PmpR family DNA-binding transcriptional regulator, giving the protein MAGHSKWSNIKHKKAKEDKKRNKLFNKHLREISVAAREGGGDPEMNPRLDTAINNAKSDNVPKDNIERAIKKGTGELDEGDGKYEDATYEGYGPGGIAYFIEVTTNNYNRTVGEIRHIFSSHGGNLGTDGSVDYLFEQKGMIRIKKEDQEHDIDEEEFMLEAIDAGAEDIDTDGEVLNVTTGRESMYEVRDNLEELDYEIDSAELIRIPMTEVKVEADVAESNFKLMEKFEDNDDVSNVFTNMEMDEETLAIAEQMD; this is encoded by the coding sequence ATGGCTGGTCATTCCAAATGGTCAAATATAAAACATAAAAAAGCGAAAGAAGACAAAAAGCGGAATAAGCTTTTTAATAAGCACCTGCGTGAAATTTCCGTTGCTGCACGCGAAGGCGGTGGCGATCCGGAAATGAATCCGAGGCTTGACACGGCTATCAACAATGCCAAAAGTGATAACGTGCCTAAGGATAATATTGAGCGCGCTATCAAAAAGGGTACTGGAGAACTTGACGAAGGCGACGGCAAATATGAAGATGCGACTTATGAAGGATATGGCCCCGGTGGCATTGCCTACTTTATTGAGGTAACCACCAATAACTATAACCGCACGGTGGGCGAAATTCGTCATATCTTTTCATCGCATGGCGGTAATCTGGGTACCGATGGGTCAGTGGATTATCTTTTTGAACAAAAAGGCATGATTCGCATAAAAAAAGAAGACCAAGAACATGATATTGATGAGGAGGAATTCATGCTCGAAGCTATTGATGCCGGTGCTGAAGATATTGATACCGATGGTGAGGTACTTAATGTAACAACTGGCCGCGAATCGATGTATGAGGTCCGTGACAATCTTGAAGAGCTTGACTACGAGATTGATTCAGCCGAACTTATTCGCATCCCCATGACTGAGGTAAAAGTAGAAGCCGATGTAGCTGAATCAAACTTTAAGCTAATGGAAAAGTTTGAGGATAATGATGACGTTTCCAATGTGTTTACCAATATGGAAATGGACGAGGAGACGTTGGCCATTGCTGAACAAATGGATTAA
- a CDS encoding glycoside hydrolase family 2 TIM barrel-domain containing protein: MSKYPRSLVLSFLSFLFLSFGMGWQQVQAQVALSELPDWENPQTIGSNKEPARTIFASYPDVQSALNDTDHKMGSYFHKSLDGPWKFKWSPNPTNRPAEFYEDSFDAGSWDEITVPASWQTQGYGQPIYLNSQYPFESIMGGLFPPRVPRDNNPVGSYRRTFTVADGWQDRQTFIHFGGVKSAFYLWVNGQKVGYSEGSMTPAEFNITPYLKDGENTLSVEVYRWSDGSWLEDQDMWRLSGIYRSVYLHSQPDVHFQDFEIRGGLDDQYQDGELEVTAEVRNSTDEAISAPVVEAHLFDPQGNRVGKGPAVTAKTQHDMPSGMHSQAKLRTEIDHPQKWTAETPNLYTVVLVLKGSDGKVLEVTRENTGFREVEIRDKMFMVNGKEVKLKGANLHDHDPQTGRTVDYETMVKDVKLMKRHNLNAVRMAHYPHDAKYYDLFDEYGLYVVDEANIETHGISFRKNLLPGSDPQWTNAVMDRARSMVEARKNHPSVVIWSLGNEAGNGANFRQMASDVRTADPTRPIHYQHMNSVADMMSYMYPSVDYLQDALNDPDITKPIVLCEFVHSMGNSTGNLDEYMSLMENNRNFIGAFIWDWVDQGLWKDTQNGEGYWAYGGDYGDDPNAGNFNVNGVVFPDREPQPALQKVKYSYQFIAVSPVDIEKGVVRVTNNYSHRTLDDYRLRWSVNQDGQTVQSGWVDELDVGPGESKEVTLPTSSPNLQAGREYWLNVSFHLKEETRWADAGFKVAWEQMKLPYAVGSAPEFSVEEVSPLQVEESGNKITVSGTDFDLMFSRKSGALEQFKYGDNNLIDGSLEPNFWRATTDNDRAGWQNDLDPWKKAAKNRTVNSVEVKEVNNNRVRILVKGTLPVGASTYQTEYTVLGNGAVQVDQQLEPIGKELPPALPKVGMQMQIPQEYTRMTWYGRGPEENYSDRKKGIAVGRYSGLIDSLWTDYPYPQENGNRSDVRWVAFTDDQGNGIMAVAEKTLSVSAWPYTLWDLEQAKHINELPRRDFYTINLDYKQQGIGGTNTWTSLARALPQYRLPTSEHYRYRYYLRPITTEMDNLNDIANYSFPNE; the protein is encoded by the coding sequence ATGAGTAAATATCCCCGATCATTAGTCTTATCTTTTCTAAGCTTTCTGTTTCTCTCTTTTGGGATGGGATGGCAGCAGGTGCAAGCACAGGTTGCCCTTTCCGAGCTCCCCGACTGGGAAAATCCCCAAACCATTGGGAGCAACAAGGAGCCTGCACGTACCATTTTTGCCTCGTATCCTGATGTACAATCGGCACTTAATGACACCGATCATAAAATGGGTTCTTATTTCCACAAATCGCTTGATGGGCCGTGGAAGTTCAAGTGGTCGCCAAACCCAACAAATCGTCCGGCAGAATTTTATGAAGATAGTTTTGATGCCGGAAGCTGGGATGAAATCACCGTTCCTGCCTCGTGGCAAACGCAGGGCTATGGCCAACCCATTTATTTGAATTCACAATACCCGTTTGAGTCGATAATGGGTGGCTTGTTTCCTCCGCGCGTGCCTCGTGATAATAATCCGGTTGGTTCGTACCGGCGGACATTTACCGTGGCTGATGGTTGGCAAGACCGGCAGACATTTATCCATTTTGGTGGTGTTAAAAGTGCATTTTACCTGTGGGTGAACGGCCAGAAAGTGGGGTACAGCGAGGGATCCATGACGCCGGCGGAATTTAATATTACGCCCTATCTGAAAGATGGTGAAAATACGCTTTCGGTGGAGGTGTATCGTTGGTCGGATGGTTCTTGGCTCGAGGATCAGGATATGTGGCGGCTGAGCGGAATTTATCGAAGCGTGTACCTGCATTCCCAACCCGATGTGCATTTCCAGGATTTTGAGATCCGGGGTGGATTGGATGACCAATATCAAGATGGGGAATTGGAGGTTACAGCCGAGGTGCGGAACAGTACGGATGAGGCTATTTCTGCGCCTGTGGTAGAAGCACATCTTTTTGATCCGCAGGGTAATCGCGTGGGAAAAGGACCAGCAGTTACGGCAAAAACGCAGCATGATATGCCCTCGGGAATGCACAGTCAGGCTAAACTACGGACAGAGATCGATCATCCCCAAAAATGGACAGCCGAAACTCCGAATTTATATACCGTGGTGTTAGTACTGAAAGGTTCTGATGGAAAAGTGCTGGAAGTTACACGCGAAAATACGGGATTTCGGGAAGTTGAAATCCGGGACAAAATGTTTATGGTCAACGGAAAGGAGGTGAAACTGAAGGGAGCGAACCTGCACGACCACGATCCACAGACCGGTCGAACAGTGGATTATGAGACCATGGTGAAAGATGTAAAACTGATGAAGCGGCATAATTTGAATGCTGTGCGGATGGCACACTATCCCCATGATGCTAAATATTATGATCTTTTTGACGAATATGGACTATATGTGGTGGATGAGGCTAATATCGAAACGCACGGTATTTCCTTTCGCAAAAACCTGTTACCGGGCAGTGATCCGCAATGGACCAATGCGGTGATGGACCGGGCCCGAAGCATGGTTGAGGCACGGAAAAATCATCCCTCGGTGGTAATATGGTCGCTGGGTAATGAGGCGGGCAATGGGGCCAATTTTAGGCAGATGGCTTCGGACGTACGCACAGCTGACCCCACGCGCCCTATTCACTATCAGCATATGAACAGTGTGGCCGATATGATGAGCTACATGTATCCATCTGTGGATTACCTGCAGGATGCGTTGAATGATCCGGATATCACCAAACCGATTGTGTTGTGTGAGTTTGTGCACTCAATGGGTAATTCTACGGGAAACCTGGATGAGTATATGTCACTAATGGAGAATAACCGTAATTTCATAGGTGCTTTTATCTGGGATTGGGTGGACCAGGGATTGTGGAAGGATACCCAAAATGGTGAGGGATATTGGGCATATGGCGGCGATTACGGTGATGATCCCAATGCCGGGAATTTTAACGTTAATGGGGTTGTTTTTCCCGACCGGGAGCCGCAGCCAGCCCTTCAAAAAGTGAAATATTCGTACCAATTTATTGCGGTATCTCCAGTTGATATTGAAAAAGGCGTTGTACGTGTGACGAATAATTATTCACATCGAACACTTGATGACTACCGTTTGCGTTGGTCGGTGAACCAAGATGGGCAAACTGTTCAGTCGGGATGGGTCGACGAGCTGGATGTTGGACCCGGGGAATCAAAGGAAGTAACATTGCCGACCTCTTCACCTAATTTGCAGGCGGGTAGAGAATACTGGTTAAATGTGAGTTTCCACCTGAAAGAAGAGACACGTTGGGCAGATGCGGGATTCAAGGTAGCATGGGAACAGATGAAGTTGCCCTATGCAGTAGGTTCGGCTCCAGAGTTTTCAGTAGAGGAAGTATCCCCGTTACAGGTAGAGGAGTCTGGTAATAAGATTACAGTTTCCGGTACTGATTTTGACTTGATGTTTTCTCGTAAAAGTGGAGCTCTTGAGCAGTTTAAGTATGGTGACAATAATCTTATCGACGGTTCGCTCGAACCTAATTTTTGGCGGGCCACTACAGATAACGATCGCGCTGGGTGGCAAAACGATTTAGACCCGTGGAAGAAGGCGGCGAAAAACCGAACAGTAAATAGCGTTGAAGTGAAAGAGGTCAATAACAACCGGGTGCGCATTTTGGTTAAGGGTACTTTACCAGTTGGAGCATCAACCTACCAGACTGAGTACACTGTTTTGGGTAATGGCGCAGTGCAGGTTGATCAGCAATTAGAGCCTATTGGCAAAGAACTTCCTCCGGCTCTTCCCAAGGTAGGGATGCAAATGCAAATCCCACAAGAATATACAAGGATGACGTGGTACGGTCGCGGCCCCGAAGAAAATTATTCGGATCGTAAGAAGGGGATCGCCGTTGGTCGATATTCTGGTTTAATTGATTCACTTTGGACTGACTACCCGTATCCGCAGGAAAATGGAAACCGCAGCGACGTGCGTTGGGTGGCGTTTACGGATGATCAGGGCAATGGTATAATGGCAGTTGCTGAAAAGACATTGAGTGTGAGCGCATGGCCCTATACGTTGTGGGATTTAGAGCAGGCAAAACACATCAATGAACTGCCTCGGCGCGATTTTTACACCATAAACCTGGATTATAAACAGCAGGGAATTGGAGGGACGAATACCTGGACGTCACTAGCAAGGGCATTGCCACAGTATCGATTGCCGACAAGCGAACACTATCGCTATCGGTATTATTTGCGTCCAATTACTACTGAGATGGATAATCTTAATGATATTGCTAATTATTCCTTTCCCAATGAGTAG